From a region of the bacterium genome:
- a CDS encoding Rpn family recombination-promoting nuclease/putative transposase has protein sequence MDSSINLRNDIIFKAVFGYEKNEKLLISLLNAILELKGDKKIVSLTFLNAFNIKEYLNDKLTIVDVKVVDGTGVRYHIEMQVADDKS, from the coding sequence ATGGATAGTTCTATTAATCTTAGAAATGATATTATTTTTAAGGCAGTTTTCGGATATGAAAAAAATGAAAAACTTCTTATATCGCTTTTAAATGCTATATTGGAGTTAAAAGGTGATAAGAAAATAGTAAGTCTAACTTTTCTTAATGCTTTTAATATAAAAGAATATCTTAATGATAAGTTGACAATCGTTGATGTAAAAGTAGTGGATGGCACAGGTGTAAGGTATCACATTGAAATGCAGGTTGCAGATGATAAATC